TTTTGAAAGGATGCCAAGCTGAATTCTTCAGATTGTCCTCCCACGATGAACATAGCATGGCGGATATCTCTTGCCATGGTTCATTTGAGTACTTCTGCGAGCACGAATCTCGAAAAGGTTTCGGATCTAATTCTCCCAATCTTTTAATTCCAAGTTGAGATCGACTACAGAACATGTCTTGTAAACTCTAcaagaaaaaatgataaatagtATGCATCTAAGATAGTTAATTGTGGCAGATTAATCATGTAAACTTGACTCACTGTATGTGGCAGAATAAGGAGGGATGAAATCTTACATTTATAGATTCTTTACGAGCATCAAGTAGTTCTTGCTTATACTCTTGCTCTTTAACTACCAGGAAACTGTTAAGGTTTTCCACACGCTCCAAATATTCCATTTTGTCCTTCAACTGATTTTGAAAAGTTGTAATTGCAGTGTTCAAATTACCAGCACTTCCTTCATCACTTTCTACATCACTCTGATTGTGTAACTCCCTTCTTAACTGTATGCGACAGTCAAAAGTATAGATTCAGGGAAGAAAGTTTCAACAAAGATAGTAATTTAGATACAATTTAAAGTATTCAATTGTACATTCAGATTAAAGTTCCATCTTTGAGTCACATCTCACATGTAATTGCTAGTTTAAAATCCCTAAgattctcaaaatttttttgtcacaTTCTCTTCTTCCTATTATCAATAGAAAAtacagattttaattttaactttgaAGATATGGACGGACACAAACTTTAGCTTCTAGGAACCATCTCGGCCAGAAAATGCTATTAAATACTAGTAACTTTGAAGATACTATTGAATGCAAAACAAAAGACAGACAAAATGCTGAGAATCCGAATTTTCAACCAAGTTATATAATTAAACTGCTACAATACTTGATGGGAATGTTTGATCACAGGAAACCACAGAAGCATCccaaataatcaacaattaaagGATCTGATCAATTGTGACCTTTTGAATCTCCTCAATAAAATTCTTCTGCTGCAGTTCATTCAGGGCCTTACTCTCCTCCAATTGCTTGGTAATCTTCCCATGCTCTTCCTTTAAACATTCCATGTTATGATTCGAATCAACAACCATGTCCTTCATCTGTGGTAAatcttttttttggttttttttgggGGGAGAACAAAAAAGAAGCATAACTGCATAAgcttaaaagaagaaaacatggTAAACATATACAAATAAATTCCAAATATATTTTGAAAGCAACTCTCAGTTCAAAATGTTTAAGCCTGTGTATGGACAACCGTTATGGAAAATTTGAATAATTCTTCCTTCTAGGGATGGGAGGCTCCTTAAGCTAAAGAAAACTAAGAACTACGAGAACTACACTAGTTGGctaaatattttcttctttaattcattCACTCTAAAAGGGTTGCatatataataacataacaGACTGTTGAACCTTCTACCCTACCCCTATGAGTCTATGACATCTCAAACATACCCTAAAACCTTTTCAAACAATGACATTTGACACTCACACACACATTTTTCAATATTCCTTCTTCCTAACAACAAATTTAGGAGAAAATGAGAAATAAATGTGTCACATAAGAGATATTGAGGGCAGTTTCAAACTAAAAATCAAGTATAATCCATGTAGAATTTGCAAATAGAAGTGCCAGTGCCCAGTAGATTGAAGAATATTTTTGACTTTCCAGCAAGTTTTCCAAAACAAAGGATGATGATCCATCACAAACACATTTCACCTATACCAGAATATAGAATACCATTGCAACATCCCTCACGGGGCTCATCTTTGTCGTTCTTCAACTTCTCAACCATGCTCAAAGCTTCATTGTACTTGCATTCCATTTCAAGCAGACATCTTTCtttgtaattaattttctcTGTAAGCCTCATGATGAGTTTTTGCAAACAATCAAGTGTGTCACTATGTTTACACTCCATCTCGAATAGCTTGTGATCCCTCTTGTCAATTTCATTCTGAAGGCTCACTATTATCTTTCTCAGCTTCATCAGAGTCTCTTCACAACTTTCACTCTTCATCATTTGCAAACAATTCAGAGTGCCTACATTTgtgggagaaaaaaaaaatcagttacTTCTTTCTGGATCAACTAGGATTAGGAGTTACAGACTTAGAGCAGAGAAACAAGATGGCCAATACAACTGAAAGTTGCGAACTTTCACCAACATGATGCAGAAAAAATTTGGGGTTTCTATATGAAAAGAATGAATAGTAGTACTACCGCAACACTTACGAGTAAGAAACAATAAACAGAGTCAAGCGGTGAAAGAGTAAAGAAGGAATGTAGACATCATCAACAaagtaagaagaagatgaagaagaagaatggggTTGAGGAGATACAAAACCTGAAAATGGAAAACTGAAACTTGGTTGTGTTGGAAGTGTCACAACTCACAAACTTAGAAGGAATTTTGTTTTAGAGCAGAAAAATGCACCGGCATGGCTTTCACATGcaaacttaaaaatataatcctttattcatttttttaagtaCTTAATTTTGGCATGGTATTATTGTAAAAATGTAAATTATTAGgtaattaaattcatatatcatttttaaataattttaattatccaaTGATATATCATTAAATAGTAATGCCcaaaaatatattaacaaaactatctattcctttttttattttaatatgtatataaaaGGCTTTATATCATATATAAATACACATAACACAAAAATACATAATACCTATTTGGTAatcgattttttttatgaatatataatatctttttaaataatttaataagaaagttgatataaattatacaaaaaaagcCTACACTAGATATTGAAATATTATAGCTTAAATCTGTACTTAGACAAGAATCTTTATTTAAGTAGTATAGACACTCTTTTTTAAGATCAGCTAGCAAATAAATTTTCGCTCAATTGTATGAGGGTCCTTTGAAATTATGTCCAATTGCAGCAAGACCATCTAAGACAGATTGAAAGTAAGGTGATTTTATTACATTGAAAGTAATATGCGCATTAACGATCCATTTAGTATGCTCCAACTTAGTCTtgtgcataatttttttattggccaaaatactttttaaagtCAATTGAGATTTTGGAATAGTCTTTCCCTTTAAATAACTTCTAATTTGTATAGCAAGaataactcttctctttcttgTACTTGTATTTTCACGCCATAAGActacttctcaattttttttccatcttacttttttattttccacCAAAACCCTTTTGAATTGAAATTTAACCTCTTCAATGACTTTGTTATATActttaatttatctaaaaaattttgtaaggTGATATTTCATTCTATATATATTCCTCCATTATAAgtattcaaacaaaaaatatatatatatatattgtgccTTATGATTTTTGTCATACTTCATAGTGAAATATTCTCAAGTTGGATCAGTTTTTCTTCGAGAGAAATCCGTTTGAGATTCTTGGATAGCATTATCTTATGACGGTTGATTACTTTGTAGTTGTTCcatctaaattatatataatatacaaattaCAAATTACATACAGTAAAATAATTCCTCAGCCATTAAAACCTATAATCCAAAATTAAACTTagagaaagtatagggagtCAATGACCtaagcgtacaatgtgtacaatgaaagtttagaaagtattagagatatgattattagtgttacattatTCTATCAAGTTatgcttttgggatgagtggtttcagaacatggtattagagttccAAATCCGAAAGGTTAAGAGTTTGAACTTTGGTGAACccaaaattaactttttataacatgagatgtttattatccctggtATTCGGATGGTTCTGGATAGTAtaggtgatgttcattttattcataaacCAAAGATTTAGGccattgtacatattgtacGTTTAGAccattggctccctagcacTACTCTTAAACTTAtcattgtttttgaaaattatatcaaaattttattcaatattaCAGCAATTCAGCAATTCATATAATTAACTGAAAAActaattgtttttaaaattatatcaaaattaaacttatcacagttttgaaaattatatcaaaatgaaCTGAGAAActgaaataatttatataattaacaaaataaaaaaattaattgaaaaactgAAGAATTTACTGTGGCATAGAGAATGGAGAAGGCCTAGAGTCCACAACGATAGAGTGGGATGCTCGGTAAGACAGAGGCGACCGACGACAGAAGTTTCAAACCGACCAGCAAACGACGATGACGACAAAAGTTTCAAACCCACCTTCTGACGATGACAGAAGCTTCGAGTGATGAGGGTGGCAACCGCTGGTGGTCACTGCCAGCATCGATAGTGGTAGGGATGGTGGAGGCATTTCTTCTGCTCGTTGTTGAAAAATAGGAAATTAGGATTGGAAGGGAGAGGGACTGGCGTTCGTGACTTCATTAAGGCTGcgtttttttattatctttcaaATACATGGACACaaaccaagttgggttggtctagtggttagctcactagtccgcttaaacaagtgttgggggttcgaatcccgccttgtgcatgcagcaacccattagccagcggcaaacccttaaatggagctcagtaccgcgGCGGATTAGTCCTTGGCCTGTCGGGCTGGGGGATACCGtgggaaaccaaaaaaaaaaaattacatggaCACAGAGACATATACATAAAGatacacaaattttttattgtgtttggtgATATTGGACAAGACATACCATTATAAACTAAATATCAATTTTACCCATATATTATCACCAATGGAATAAAGATAAGAGTAAATTATTAAGGATAAAAGAGTAAATATTTGTGTCTTATTCAATGCGACTCACTGTCTCATCTTTTTTGAAAGACACTAAATACATGTATTTTATGTATGTTTGTGTGTTAGCGTGTCTTTCAAAAATCCATGTCTTAGCAAACAAATGATAAATGTGTACCACTATATCTATGTATTAGTGTCTGTGTCTATCAAACAAACGCAGCAAGGGATTGGATTagtgatttttcttctttttctgggcGTCAAAACGACAGcgaattataaaattggaactTTCAAAAATCTAGCTGGTTTGGCCAGTTTTTAAACCTATTTTTGTAGGACAATTCTAAAATTCAAcgaaactaactaaataatcAGTTCACAGTTAATTCGATTGAACCGTCTGATCTGCTCTAATTTTTAGAACCTTACTTATAAGTGATTCATCGTCTCTTATATTTACAGGGCATTTTTAATCAATCACTTGGATAGCTTTTAAATATGGCTTATGTTATTTATTGCCAGAAAGAAAATGGATTGCACGGATTATTTTGTGTGTCTATTTGATTCTCTTTACATTAACCTTTATAATACCATTGTTTGAGTGCACGACTCGTAATGCAAATCTTCAATCTGTGTGTGTGGTTTTTTTGTTCCTAACGAGAAAGAATAAGTGAAGGGCAATTGAGTTTGACTGTTAATTTGTAAAAATGCATATATAATTCACGATTTTACTAAGAAACGACCTTTTTTAAATCTATAATTAACtaacaaaatagaaaatgaatAAGGATTGAAAGTTTGGTCGTTAATATAGAGAATAAATTGTAGCCAAAAAATAGTGCCTAATCTTTTTTCACTTATTTAGCACACCAAAAATGGTTATAATTTTGCATATCAATCAATGCATTATATTGCAGTGACCATTCTTTTTTTGGAGTAGTGAAATGAA
The genomic region above belongs to Arachis duranensis cultivar V14167 chromosome 3, aradu.V14167.gnm2.J7QH, whole genome shotgun sequence and contains:
- the LOC107480837 gene encoding factor of DNA methylation 1-like isoform X2: MDHHPLFWKTCWKVKNILQSTGHWHFYLQILHGLYLIFNLPQMKDMVVDSNHNMECLKEEHGKITKQLEESKALNELQQKNFIEEIQKLRRELHNQSDVESDEGSAGNLNTAITTFQNQLKDKMEYLERVENLNSFLVVKEQEYKQELLDARKESINSLQDMFCSRSQLGIKRLGELDPKPFRDSCSQKYSNEPWQEISAMLCSSWEDNLKNSAWHPFKITEVNGVLQKIIDENDEKLKLLRDEHGEVVYKAVTDALMEIEEYNSSGRYTVPEIWNWKEGRRATLKEIIQYIIRQLKAHKRKRKV
- the LOC107480837 gene encoding factor of DNA methylation 1-like isoform X1 is translated as MMKSESCEETLMKLRKIIVSLQNEIDKRDHKLFEMECKHSDTLDCLQKLIMRLTEKINYKERCLLEMECKYNEALSMVEKLKNDKDEPREGCCNGILYSDLPQMKDMVVDSNHNMECLKEEHGKITKQLEESKALNELQQKNFIEEIQKLRRELHNQSDVESDEGSAGNLNTAITTFQNQLKDKMEYLERVENLNSFLVVKEQEYKQELLDARKESINSLQDMFCSRSQLGIKRLGELDPKPFRDSCSQKYSNEPWQEISAMLCSSWEDNLKNSAWHPFKITEVNGVLQKIIDENDEKLKLLRDEHGEVVYKAVTDALMEIEEYNSSGRYTVPEIWNWKEGRRATLKEIIQYIIRQLKAHKRKRKV